From Hippoglossus stenolepis isolate QCI-W04-F060 chromosome 4, HSTE1.2, whole genome shotgun sequence, a single genomic window includes:
- the LOC118106186 gene encoding heterogeneous nuclear ribonucleoprotein L isoform X2 — translation MATAASRYYTEDGRATKRQKTDGMATGYEDPHKTLPSVVVHVRGLVDGVTEADLVEALQEFGAISYVVVMPKKRQALVEYEDMNGSSTAVTYAADNQVYIAGHPAFINYSTSQKISRPGDSDDSRSVNNVLLLTIMNPIYPITTDVLYTICNNCGPVQRIVIFRKNGVQAMVEFDSVQSAQRAKASLNGADIYSGCCTLKIEYAKPTRLNVFKNDQDTWDYTNPNLGGPDGDADGNGSSTEDVVANPNKRQRQPALLGDHPPDYAGYHGYDESYGSPPYEGRRMGPPMRGRGGRSYGPGYGPPPPPPGEYGAHADSPVVMVYGLEPVKMNADRVFNIFCLYGNVERVKFMKSKPGAAMVEMGDCYAVDRAITHLNNNFLFGQKLNVCVSKQQAIVPGQCYELDDGSSSFKDFHGSRNNRFTSPEQAAKNRIQHPSNVLHFFNAQPDVTPEVFSQICDEIGVKVPINVKMFTGKSGAAPSDRSASGLLEWESINDAMEALALMNHFQMKNATGPYPYTLKLCFSTVQHAN, via the exons ATGGCGACCGCGGCGAGCCGCTACTACACCGAAGACGGCAGGGCCACCAAGCGACAGAAGACCGACGGCATGGCCACG gGATATGAAGATCCCCATAAGACCCTTCCATCTGTGGTGGTGCACGTCCGGGGGCTGGTCGACGGCGTTACGGAAGCCGACCTCGTGGAGGCGTTGCAAGAATTTGGAGCTATCAG CTATGTAGTGGTGATGCCCAAGAAGCGTCAGGCACTGGTGGAGTACGAGGACATGAATGGATCGTCCACAGCCGTAACCTACGCAGCAGACAACCAGGTTTACATCGCAGGACACCCAGCCTTTATCAACTACTCCACCAGCCAGAAGATCTCCAGGCCGGGAGACTCTGACGACTCCCGAAGTGTGAACAATGTTCTTCTGCTCACCATCATGAACCCAATCTACCCCATCACCACG GACGTTCTCTACACCATCTGCAACAACTGTGGGCCCGTCCAGAGAATCGTCATCTTCCGCAAGAACGGTGTCCAGGCAATGGTTGA ATTCGACTCTGTGCAAAGTGCCCAAAGAGCCAAGGCATCACTCAACGGTGCCGACATCTACTCCGGCTGCTGCACGCTGAAGATCGAGTACGCTAAG CCCACCCGCCTGAATGTGTTCAAGAATGACCAGGACACCTGGGACTACACAAACCCCAACCTCGGAGGCCCAG ATGGTGATGCAGATGGCAATGGGAGcagtacag AGGATGTTGTCGCCAACCCAAACAAGCGCCAGAGACAACCTGCTCTGCTGGGAGACCACCCTCCTGATTATG CAGGTTACCATGGCTATGATGAGAGCTACGGCTCCCCTCCCTATGAGGGCCGACGTATGGGTCCACCAATGAGAGGGCGCGGAGGAAGAAGCTATGGGCCCGGATAcggacctcctcctcctccgcctggCGAGTACGGTGCCCATGCTGATTCTCCCGTGGTCATGGTGTATGGATTGGAACCCGTCAAGATGAATGCAGACCGTGTCTTCAATATCTTCTGTCTCTATGGCAACGTGGAGAGG GTGAAATTCATGAAGAGCAAGCCTGGGGCAGCCATGGTGGAAATGGGAGACTGCTATGCCGTAGATCGAGCCATCACTCATCTCaacaacaacttcctgtttggacAAAAGCTGAATGTGTG TGTGTCCAAGCAGCAGGCCATCGTCCCCGGTCAGTGCTACGAGCTGGACGACGGTTCGAGCAGTTTCAAGGACTTCCACGGCTCCAGGAACAACCGGTTCACTTCGCCTGAACAGGCTGCAAAAAACCGCATCCAGCACCCGAGCAACGTGCTGCACTTCTTCAACGCACAGCCGGACGTCACGCCTGAGGTTTTCTCTCAG ATTTGTGACGAGATCGGTGTCAAGGTTCCCATCAATGTCAAAATGTTCACAGGAAAAA GTGGCGCTGCTCCCAGTGACCGCAGCGCTTCAGGCCTACTAGAGTGGGAGTCCATCAACGACGCCATGGAGGCTCTGGCCTTGATGAACCATTTCCAGATGAAAAACGCAA CTGGTCCGTACCCTTACACCCTCAAACTGTGCTTCTCCACCGTTCAGCACGCCAACTGA
- the LOC118106186 gene encoding heterogeneous nuclear ribonucleoprotein L isoform X1, which produces MATAASRYYTEDGRATKRQKTDGMATGYEDPHKTLPSVVVHVRGLVDGVTEADLVEALQEFGAISYVVVMPKKRQALVEYEDMNGSSTAVTYAADNQVYIAGHPAFINYSTSQKISRPGDSDDSRSVNNVLLLTIMNPIYPITTDVLYTICNNCGPVQRIVIFRKNGVQAMVEFDSVQSAQRAKASLNGADIYSGCCTLKIEYAKPTRLNVFKNDQDTWDYTNPNLGGPDGDADGNGSSTEDVVANPNKRQRQPALLGDHPPDYAGYHGYDESYGSPPYEGRRMGPPMRGRGGRSYGPGYGPPPPPPGEYGAHADSPVVMVYGLEPVKMNADRVFNIFCLYGNVERVKFMKSKPGAAMVEMGDCYAVDRAITHLNNNFLFGQKLNVCVSKQQAIVPGQCYELDDGSSSFKDFHGSRNNRFTSPEQAAKNRIQHPSNVLHFFNAQPDVTPEVFSQICDEIGVKVPINVKMFTGKMSPLDPPGGAAPSDRSASGLLEWESINDAMEALALMNHFQMKNATGPYPYTLKLCFSTVQHAN; this is translated from the exons ATGGCGACCGCGGCGAGCCGCTACTACACCGAAGACGGCAGGGCCACCAAGCGACAGAAGACCGACGGCATGGCCACG gGATATGAAGATCCCCATAAGACCCTTCCATCTGTGGTGGTGCACGTCCGGGGGCTGGTCGACGGCGTTACGGAAGCCGACCTCGTGGAGGCGTTGCAAGAATTTGGAGCTATCAG CTATGTAGTGGTGATGCCCAAGAAGCGTCAGGCACTGGTGGAGTACGAGGACATGAATGGATCGTCCACAGCCGTAACCTACGCAGCAGACAACCAGGTTTACATCGCAGGACACCCAGCCTTTATCAACTACTCCACCAGCCAGAAGATCTCCAGGCCGGGAGACTCTGACGACTCCCGAAGTGTGAACAATGTTCTTCTGCTCACCATCATGAACCCAATCTACCCCATCACCACG GACGTTCTCTACACCATCTGCAACAACTGTGGGCCCGTCCAGAGAATCGTCATCTTCCGCAAGAACGGTGTCCAGGCAATGGTTGA ATTCGACTCTGTGCAAAGTGCCCAAAGAGCCAAGGCATCACTCAACGGTGCCGACATCTACTCCGGCTGCTGCACGCTGAAGATCGAGTACGCTAAG CCCACCCGCCTGAATGTGTTCAAGAATGACCAGGACACCTGGGACTACACAAACCCCAACCTCGGAGGCCCAG ATGGTGATGCAGATGGCAATGGGAGcagtacag AGGATGTTGTCGCCAACCCAAACAAGCGCCAGAGACAACCTGCTCTGCTGGGAGACCACCCTCCTGATTATG CAGGTTACCATGGCTATGATGAGAGCTACGGCTCCCCTCCCTATGAGGGCCGACGTATGGGTCCACCAATGAGAGGGCGCGGAGGAAGAAGCTATGGGCCCGGATAcggacctcctcctcctccgcctggCGAGTACGGTGCCCATGCTGATTCTCCCGTGGTCATGGTGTATGGATTGGAACCCGTCAAGATGAATGCAGACCGTGTCTTCAATATCTTCTGTCTCTATGGCAACGTGGAGAGG GTGAAATTCATGAAGAGCAAGCCTGGGGCAGCCATGGTGGAAATGGGAGACTGCTATGCCGTAGATCGAGCCATCACTCATCTCaacaacaacttcctgtttggacAAAAGCTGAATGTGTG TGTGTCCAAGCAGCAGGCCATCGTCCCCGGTCAGTGCTACGAGCTGGACGACGGTTCGAGCAGTTTCAAGGACTTCCACGGCTCCAGGAACAACCGGTTCACTTCGCCTGAACAGGCTGCAAAAAACCGCATCCAGCACCCGAGCAACGTGCTGCACTTCTTCAACGCACAGCCGGACGTCACGCCTGAGGTTTTCTCTCAG ATTTGTGACGAGATCGGTGTCAAGGTTCCCATCAATGTCAAAATGTTCACAGGAAAAA tgTCACCCCTCGACCCACCAGGTGGCGCTGCTCCCAGTGACCGCAGCGCTTCAGGCCTACTAGAGTGGGAGTCCATCAACGACGCCATGGAGGCTCTGGCCTTGATGAACCATTTCCAGATGAAAAACGCAA CTGGTCCGTACCCTTACACCCTCAAACTGTGCTTCTCCACCGTTCAGCACGCCAACTGA
- the srsf7a gene encoding serine and arginine rich splicing factor 7a, with the protein MSHHSRSSSRTGDCKVYVGDLGNGAAKGELERAFSYYGPLRSVWVARNPPGFAFVEFEDPRDAEDAVKGMDGKLLCGSRVRVELSTGLSRKGRGRPSRRQFDPQDRCYQCGDRGHYAYDCYRFSKRGRRSRSRSHSRSRSRSRSRGRRYRSNTRSRSHSRSRRRSPSYTRRRSRSGSPARNKSRTPVRSRSRSRSRSGSAPRRRSVSRSRSRSLPANHKKSSRSRSGSPNRSPAAADA; encoded by the exons ATGTCGCACCACTCCCGTAGTTCGTCTCGGACCGGGGACTGTAAAGTGTACGTGGGTGACCTGGGCAACGGTGCTGCCAAGGGGGAGCTGGAGCGAGCGTTCAGTTATTACGGCCCACTGAGAAGTGTCTGGGTGGCGAGGAACCCACCCGGGTTTGCCTTCGTGGAGTTTGAGGATCCCAGAGATGCAGAAGATGCTGTCAAAGGCATGGATGGAAA GCTTCTCTGTGGTTCCCGTGTTCGTGTGGAGTTGTCGACGGGCCTCTCCAGGAAGGGCCGTGGGCGCCCCAGCCGACGCCAGTTTGACCCCCAGGACCGGTGTTACCAGTGTGGGGACCGAGGTCATTACGCCTACGACTGCTACCGCTTCAGCAAGAGGGGCCGTCGCAGCAG GTCTCGCTCCCATTCCCGGTCTCGCTCCAGGTCCAGGTCCCGTGGACGTCGTTATCGCTCTAACACCCGCAGCCGTAGCCACAGCCG gagCCGCCGCAGATCTCCATCTTACACCAGACGCAGGAGCAG GTCTGGCTCTCCAGCCCGCAACAAGTCCAGGACTCCCGTGAGAAG tCGCTCCAGATCCCGCTCTCGGTCTGGCTCTGCGCCCAGAAGACGCTCTGTCTCTCGATCCCGCTCACGCTCTCTTCCAGCAAACCACAAGAAGAGCAG TCGTTCCCGTTCAGGAAGTCCAAACCGAAGCCCTGCGGCAGCAGATGCCTGA